A stretch of DNA from Candidatus Gastranaerophilales bacterium:
CAATATTGAACAAAAACGGAATTGAAGTAACCACCATTCACAATTGGACAGACCCGTTGTACGGCGGGCATATGCCGGAGCCTAAAGAACAATATTTAGGCGAATTAAAACAACTTGTCCTCTCAAACCAAAACGCCGTAGGCTTTTCTAATGACGGAGATGCGGACAGATACGGAGTATTTGACGAAAACGGCGAATACGTAACTCCGAATGAAGTTATGACGATTTTACTCAACCATCTCATAAAGTATAAAAAAGCCAAAGGCAAGCTCATAAAAACCGTTGCAGGAAGCCTTATGCTTGATAAAACGGCAGAAATATATAATATAGAAGTTATAGAAACCGCAGTGGGTTTCAAACATGTAGGTGAGGCTATGAGGGAAAATCCGACTATAATAGGCGGAGAAGAATCAGGCGGATTAAGTATAGGAGTGCATATCCCCGAAAAAGACGGAATACTTGCGAACCTGCTTGTTTTAGAAGCAATGGCATATGCTCAAAAACCTTTATTTGAACTAAAAAAAGAAATAAAAGAACTTATTAAAACAAACTATATAAACAAACGTTATGACTTAAAATTAAGCGAAGAGCAAAAGCAAAAAATGTTAGATTTATTTTTGAATACCCCCCCGACTTCATTTGCAGGTAAAGCAGTAACCAAAACCTGCAAAAAAGACGGCGTCAAATTTTATATGGACGATAATAATTCCTGGATTTTAATAAGATTTTCAGGTACAGAGCCATTGCTTCGCATCTACTTTGAATCACCCGATGAAAATTTTATAGAACAAGCCTTTAACGAAATAAAAAGAACTTGTTAAATTGATTTATATTTGTTAAAATTTTGGCATCATAAATATGGAGTGGAATATGAAAAAGAATTTACTAATAATCGCAGCATTATTACTTATGTGTCTGAGCGCACCGCCTTCATTTGGAATAGAAATAGATGTAATTGATATAACAAAAGAAAAACAATACGTCGATACACTAAATCGGGTCGGATTTAGATTGCTCAATGCAAATGGACTTACCAACAGAGCAATATTTCGTTATGATCCTAAAAGAGTCGCAAATGCCTACGCATTAACACATATACGTACCGATAGACGGGTTGTAGTTTATAGAGGAGCATTAATGCTATGTGATTCAGATGATGAATTAGCAGGAGTGCTGGGGCATGAAATATCTCACATAATGGACTCATATGACGGTATCTTAAGGGGAAGCTTTGATATTCTCAAATACGTACTTACACCCAGAAAGTATGAATACAAAGCAGATAAACGCTCAATAGATTATATGGTAAAAGCCGGTTATAACCCTGTTGCTTACATTGTCCTAATGACAAAACTAATGGGGCAATTTAGATATGATACTATTTTCTCGGGGCACCCTCTTACAACAAGACGCACAGCAGAAGTATATGAATATATTTATAAAAAATACCCTTACTTCTTGGCAGAGAATGCGTACAAAGATAACATTTATTACCAAAACTTCCTTCTTACTTCAAGTGAAAACAGAAGAAGATTACAAAAAAACATCCAAAGCGGTTCGAACAAAAAAACCAACTACAAGTAGGGCATTATTATGAAAAAAATAATCTTGTTATTAGTTTGTTTTCAGTTGTTTATCATGCCTGCAACCGCCGCTGCCCCAATCAAGGATGACTTTGTCGAAAGCTCTCTAAGTACATACAGCAAACAAAAACCAACACCTAAAGCTACACCCGTTGAAGATGATTTTGCCCAAAAATCCCTAAATCAGTACGGAGAACAAAAACCAACGCACAAAGATACGCCTGTTGAAGATGACTTCGCCAAAAAATCTTTAAACAAGGAAAACATCCAAAAACCGGATTATACAAATAAACTCATCAACTCTCCTCTCGATTTTTTCAAAAAAGAGAAAAAACAAGAAGTAATTATAAGCGATGAACAAATAAAAAAATATCTGGAAGAGAAAAAATATGAAATACCTCAGGTTAATCTCGTCTATGATTACACCTCCATCGAACAATACCCGATTAAAATAAAAGTTGCAAAATATGTAACAAGCAAACAGAAAAATGCCGAAGGGCAATTTATTAACTTCTATACCAAAGAAAAAATAACGCTTAAAGACGGTACAATCCTCCCTGCCAATACCCTTATAACAGGCAGGATAGAAACTATTGCACCAAATCAAGTAATGGGAATCCCGGCAGATATCGACATAGGAAGTTTTAAAATAGACAACTATCCTAATATTAACATACAAGGAACTTTGGACAAAAAAGGTGCTAATCGTGCAATATGGGTATACCCTCTGGCATACAGCGGTATAATCTTTTTTGGAATAGGAGTAGTGGTCACATATTTTCTATTTATGCCAATCAGAGGCGGGCATGCCAAATTGCAAAAATGGCAAACATATACCATTTACTATAAATAACCTAATTTTTAGCCTTAAACCAAAATTTCAAATACTTAGGCATCATCAATAAGACAGGCAAATATCCTAAAATCCCGTAGCAAAGTTTATAATATAAGAACTTGCTTTCAAGCGCCTTCAACTGTTTTTTAGGCAATTTA
This window harbors:
- a CDS encoding phosphoglucomutase/phosphomannomutase family protein, which gives rise to MPHNIKFGTDGFRAIIAEDFTFKNVELITKSIAIYIKNRYGADKPVLIGYDTRFMADKFAKFSAEILQSLGYKVLLSNAFLPTPAIAYCAKHLCSAGAIMFTASHNPPEYCGIKYIPDYAGPATNAITDEIVANIGIEPQPSGKKHEIQTFCAKDYYFAALEELIDFDKIKTLKTKIIFDPLYATAQGYFDTILNKNGIEVTTIHNWTDPLYGGHMPEPKEQYLGELKQLVLSNQNAVGFSNDGDADRYGVFDENGEYVTPNEVMTILLNHLIKYKKAKGKLIKTVAGSLMLDKTAEIYNIEVIETAVGFKHVGEAMRENPTIIGGEESGGLSIGVHIPEKDGILANLLVLEAMAYAQKPLFELKKEIKELIKTNYINKRYDLKLSEEQKQKMLDLFLNTPPTSFAGKAVTKTCKKDGVKFYMDDNNSWILIRFSGTEPLLRIYFESPDENFIEQAFNEIKRTC
- a CDS encoding M48 family metallopeptidase, whose amino-acid sequence is MKKNLLIIAALLLMCLSAPPSFGIEIDVIDITKEKQYVDTLNRVGFRLLNANGLTNRAIFRYDPKRVANAYALTHIRTDRRVVVYRGALMLCDSDDELAGVLGHEISHIMDSYDGILRGSFDILKYVLTPRKYEYKADKRSIDYMVKAGYNPVAYIVLMTKLMGQFRYDTIFSGHPLTTRRTAEVYEYIYKKYPYFLAENAYKDNIYYQNFLLTSSENRRRLQKNIQSGSNKKTNYK